The DNA segment TCGATGGTGGTTACTCGGTGATGGGCCCGGAACAGAGCCGCCCGGCCATCGCGCGCCTGGCTATGTAGGAGCGGCTTCAGCCGCGAACAGCAGCCGCAAACAGCAACAGCGGCGCCCGTCAGCGCCGTCCCAATAAGCCGTGGAGAATAACAATGCGTCGAATCGCTATCGTCGGAGCCGGCCAGGCCGGGCTGCAACTTGCCTTGGGTCTGTTGGCCAAGGGATATCAGGTAACCCTGGCCACCAATCGCACGGCTGAGCAAATCCAGGCCGGCAAAGTGATGTCCAGCCAGTGCATGTTCAACACCGCGCTGCAGACCGAGCGCGACCTGGGTATCAACTTTTGGGAAGAGCAATGCCCTGCGGTAGAAGGCATTGGCCTCAACGTGCTCAACCCCGAGGTGCCGGGCCAGTCGTTGTTCAGCTGGAGTGCGCGGCTGGAGCGCTACGCGCAATCGGTGGACCAGCGTCTGAAGATGCCGGTGTGGATGGACACGTTCGTCAAGCGTGGCGGCGAGTTGCTGATCGAAGACGTCGGCATCACTGAGCTGGAGCGCCTGTCGGCCAGCCACGACCTGGTACTGCTGGCGGCGGGCAAGGGTGAGGTGGTCAACCTGTTCGCCAAGGACCCGCAGCGCACCGCATTCAGCACCCCGCAGCGGGCGCTGGCACTGACCTACGTGCAAGGCATGACCCCGGTGTCGCCGTACTCGCGGGTGGCGTTCAACCTTATTCCGGGGGTCGGTGAATACTTTGTGTTCCCGGCCCTGACCGTCAATGGCCCCTGCGAAATCATGGTGTTCGAGGGCATTCCCGGCGGCCCGCTGGATTGCTGGCAGGGCATCAACGACCCCGACCAGCATCTGCAAAAGAGCCTGGAGCTGGTACGCCGTTACCTGCCGTGGGAAGCCGAACGCTGCGCCAACTTACGCCTGACCGACGACAACGGCTTTCTCGCCGGACGCTTCACGCCGATGGTGCGCCGCCCGGTGCTGACCTTGCCGTCCGGTCGCCAGGTGTTCGGCATGGCCGATGCGCTGGTGGTCAACGACCCGATTACCGGCCAGGGCTCCAACAATGCCGCCAAGTGCAGCAAGGTGTATCTGGACGCAATTCTTGCCCAGGGTAGCCAGCCGTTCAGCGGCCAGTGGATGGAGCAGACCTTCGAGCAGTACTGGAGCTACGCCCGCCACGTCGTGGAGTGGACCAACAGCATGCTGCAACCGCCAGCGCCGCACCTGCTGCAACTGCTCGGCGCGGCCAGCGCGGTGCAGCCGCTGGCCAGCGCCATCACCAACGGTTTTGACGACCCACGCCGGTTCGCGCCCTGGTGGTTCGACGCCAGCCAGTGCCAGCATTTTATCCAGAGCATGAGCCAGCAGGCCGCTTGATCAATACAA comes from the Pseudomonas sp. StFLB209 genome and includes:
- a CDS encoding styrene monooxygenase/indole monooxygenase family protein, coding for MRRIAIVGAGQAGLQLALGLLAKGYQVTLATNRTAEQIQAGKVMSSQCMFNTALQTERDLGINFWEEQCPAVEGIGLNVLNPEVPGQSLFSWSARLERYAQSVDQRLKMPVWMDTFVKRGGELLIEDVGITELERLSASHDLVLLAAGKGEVVNLFAKDPQRTAFSTPQRALALTYVQGMTPVSPYSRVAFNLIPGVGEYFVFPALTVNGPCEIMVFEGIPGGPLDCWQGINDPDQHLQKSLELVRRYLPWEAERCANLRLTDDNGFLAGRFTPMVRRPVLTLPSGRQVFGMADALVVNDPITGQGSNNAAKCSKVYLDAILAQGSQPFSGQWMEQTFEQYWSYARHVVEWTNSMLQPPAPHLLQLLGAASAVQPLASAITNGFDDPRRFAPWWFDASQCQHFIQSMSQQAA